From the Bacillota bacterium genome, the window TGAGGACGTTGGTTAGGTATTCAATGATGATCACGCCGTTGCCCAGGAGGACTTTGTGAACCGGGAATGTGGCGTCGCCGGGCTTGTCGGTCTGGAAGTCGAGGGCCACGAGGACGAAGCCTTGATCGACCAACCACCCGGCGGCATCGGGCGTGAGATACGGCGAGACCTGGAAGTAATCGTCGTTGCCCCAGCACCGATCGGTGTACCCGGTACGGATGATCGCCCGGTTCCCCTTCTTGATCGGCTTGGGGCACGCCCCTTCCAGGTCGGCCGCGGTGATCGGCTCGAGGTTTCCCTTGCCGTACATGTCGATGACCGTCGTCGGCCCGCACAATACGTCCAAGGGCACCTGCTCGATCGTCCCGCGCTCGTAAAAGAAGTGTTTCGGCGCGTCGACATGAGTTCCTGCATGCATGAAAACAAGAGCCTTGCTGGCGGTCCGCCCGGCGGGACACTGGGCGGGCGTCAGGACGGCCTCGAACTTCGGCTTGGGATACCAGGGGACCGGGAAAACGGGCATCCCCTCAGTCAGGTCGAGGGTCAAGTCGATGATCTTCTTCAAAGTCTGCTCCCCCTTGAGAAGGATGATGCGGCGTGGCATGGCGCGCCGGGGTCTTCAGGCAAGCTTGGCGCCGCGATTGGCCGGACCGGCGACCCTGGCGTACAGGCCGAGGATGCCCGGGGGGACGGGGCGCGGATTGGGGACGGCCGGGCGGGCCAGCACGATGTCGGCGTTGGCCACGTCCAGGCGGCGGCTCGGCAGGTCGATGGAGATGATGTCACCGTCGCGCAGTTTCGCCAGCGGGCCTCCGACGGCGGCCTCCGGGGTGATCTGGCAGACTCCGAGGCCGCGGGCGAAGCCGGAGAAGCGACCGTCGGTGATCACCCCGACCTTCCCCTCCAGCCCCTTGCCGACAATGGCCGCCAGGACGGCGTAGGTGTCCGGCATGCCCGGGGCCCCGCGGGGACCGACGAAGCGGACCACGACGACCTCGCCCGGCTTGACCTGG encodes:
- a CDS encoding cyclase family protein, translating into MKKIIDLTLDLTEGMPVFPVPWYPKPKFEAVLTPAQCPAGRTASKALVFMHAGTHVDAPKHFFYERGTIEQVPLDVLCGPTTVIDMYGKGNLEPITAADLEGACPKPIKKGNRAIIRTGYTDRCWGNDDYFQVSPYLTPDAAGWLVDQGFVLVALDFQTDKPGDATFPVHKVLLGNGVIIIEYLTNVLTIAKPQVEMYALPLRFKGLEASPARVVVVEE